The genome window ATTGTCGTGACTGCCCTGATTCAGTCAAGTACAGGGGTTACAGTTATCACGGTTGGACTGGTCAGCGCTAGCCTTCTAACTCTTAGACAGGCTATCGGAATTATCATGGGAGCCAACATCGGAACCACCGTCACTTCCTTTATCATCGGTTTCAAGCTTGGCGAGTATGCTTTACCCTTGATTTTCCTTGGAACCATGTTCCTCTTCTTTACAAAAAACAGAACAGCAAACAATATCGGGCGCATCCTGTTTGGTGTAGGCGGAATCTTCTACGCCCTCAACCTCATCAGTGCCGGTATGAGTCCGCTTAAAGATTTACCACAATTCAAGGAATATATGGTAACCTTGGGACAAAATCCTATTTTAGGAGTAGTCGCCGGTGCAGTGATTACCGTCCTCATCCAAGCTTCTTCTGCGACAATCGGGATTTTGCAAGGTCTCTATGCAGGTGGATTCCTTGACCTTAAAGGTTCTCTACCAGTTCTCTTCGGGGATAATATCGGGACAACCCTAACAGTTATCATCGCGGCAGCTGGAGCCAATGTCTCTGCGAAACGCGTTGCTGCAACCCACGTCACCTTTAACGTATTAGGAACTATTCTTTGCTTGATTTTATTAGGCCCCTTCACTGCTATGATTGAGTACTTCCAAGCACTCCTTCACCTCTCACCTGAGATGACCATCGCCTTCTCGCACGGTGCCTTTAACGTAAGTAACACCATTGTACAATTTCCCTTCATCGGAGCCTTGGCCTACTTCGTAACCAAGCTCATCCCTGGTGAAGACGAGGTTGTCAAGTACGAGCCCCTTTATCTCGACGAACAACTTATCCAACAATCTCCTTCTATCGCTCTAGGAAATGCCAAAAAAGAACTTTTGCACTTGGGGAACTATGCAGCAAAAGCTTTTGACCTTTCTTATAACTATATCATCGGTTTGGATGAAAAGGTAGCTGAAAAAGGGCACAAGACAGAGGAAGCCATCAACACCATTGATGAAAAACTCACTCGTTACCTCATCAGACTTTCAAGCGAATCCTTGAGCCAAAAGGAAAGCGAAGTGTTGACTAACATTCTGGATTCATCTCGTGATTTGGAACGGATTGGGGATCATGCAGAAGCCCTAATCAATCTGACCGACTACCTTCAACGTAAAAATGTCGAATTCTCTGAGGCTGCTTTGCAGGAATTGGCTGATATTTATCAAAAAACTACTGGCTTTATCAAGGATGCCCTTGATAGCGTGGAAAACAATGATATTGAAAAAGCTCAGAGTCTGATTGAACGCCATAAAGAAATCAACAATATGGAACGCATTCTCAGAAAAACCCACATCAAACGCCTTAACAAGGGTGAGTGCTCAACACAAGCTGGGGTCAACTTTATCGACATCATTTCTCACTACACTCGTGTATCTGACCACGCTATGAACCTAGCTGAAAAGGTCATCGCTGAACAAATCTAAGTACCAAAAAGCTATCCTGAATAGGATGGCTTTTTCTCTTAATCAAGAATGTCTTTTCTGACATATAAAAAATACTTTGATTCACAGTGGAATCAAAGCATTTTAAAGAGTTCACCAAACATAATAGCAGAAATTGCAGTGCCCCTGTACTTGGCCTCTTCTCTTTTGATAAAGCGCGCCAAGTTGATCAATTCAGGTTCTGGGTGTTTGGGATTGATGAGCAATTCGCGATTGACAAGTCCTGAGAGTCGGACTGCTAGTAATTGCTCATTTGTAGTGGGTAGTTTTTTAGCAGTCTCTAGGAGAGCAGCAACTAAATCTTCACTCAAGCCCTGACGAGCATGGTTATAGAGATCTCTTATAAGGCTTTCTAGGTTTGGTTCTGCCATCCTGACCACCTTCCCTTATGTTTAATAATTTTTAATCAAATCAACCGTTGAACGGTCCAATTTTTTCACCAAGGCTTGCAAGAAAGCTTGGGCTTCTAGGAAGTCATCCATCGCGTAGAGAGTTTGGTGAGAATGGATATAACGGGCACAGACACCGATAGTTGTAGATGGGACACCACCATTTTTCAGATGAGCTGCTCCAGCGTCTGTTCCACCTTTTCCACAGTAGTATTGGTACTTGATGCCAGCTTCTTCAGCCGTTGTCAAAAGGAAATCCTTCATACCTGGGAGAAGCAAGTGACCTGGATCATAGAAACGAATCAAGGTTCCATCCCCAATCTTGCCTTGGCCACCATAAACATCACCAGCAGGTGAACAGTCAACGGCTAGGAAAACTTCTGGATCAAACTTAGTTGTAGAAGTATGAGCCCCACGGAGACCAACTTCTTCTTGGACATTAGAACCAAGATAGAGTTCATTTCCCAGTTTTTGACCTGATAAAGCTTCAGCTAGCTCGCTTACCATGAGGACACCATAGCGGTTGTCCCAAGCTTTTGAGATGATATTTTTTTCATTGGCTGTCAAGATCGCTGAGCTATCTGGTACGACGGTATCACCAGGACGGATTCCAAAACTTTCTGCCTCGGCCTTATCCGAAAAGCCACCATCAAAAATGATATCTGCAATAGCTGGCATGCTTGGTCCACCTGTTCCACGTGTCAAATGTGGAGGGACAGAACCCGAAATCACAGGAATTTCACGACCATCACGAGTAAAGAGTTTAAAGCGTTGGCTGCTGACCACCATAGGGTTCCAGCCACCGATTTCAACGACACGGAAGGTACCATCTGGCTTAATCTCACTAACCATAAAACCAACTTCGTCCATATGAGAAGCGACCAAGATGCGTGGTGCATCCGCAGCTTCTGAATGTTTAATTCCAAAAATACCGCCCAGACCATCTGTCACCACTTCATCTACGTGCGGTGTCAACTTTTCACGAAGATAAGTCCGGACAGGTGCCTCATGACCTGAGATCGCAGGGATTTCTGTTACTTCTTTTATTTTTGAAAATAATGTTGTCATATCAGTTCCTTCTTTCTGTCCTCCATTTTACCACTTTTTATAGAAGAAGGATAGTGGGAAGGTAGATTGGTTTTTACTCAGTTTTCCAATAAAAGAGAGGGGCAGATATTATTTCAAGAATTTTTCTTTCTTTTTACATTAAATTGTCAGAATATTTATTGACAGATTAAAGAAATCGTGTTACATTTATATCCGCAGGTATCTAACGATACCAAATCTATTTGAAAGGACGGGGGTATGAAACTCTCTCATTTTTTAACTGGCTTACTTCTACTCCTGGTCTTTCTCTCCATCAGCATTGGAACCAGTGATTTTTCTTGGGAGAAATTTTTTGCTTTCGACCAGCAGACCTGGCTTCTCTTTCAAGAGTCGCGTCTTCCAAGGACCATCAGTATTCTCCTTGCAGCCTCTAGTATGAGCATAGCAGGGCTCCTCATGCAGACCATTACTCAAAATCAATTTGCTGCACCGAGTACAGTTGGAACCACTGAAGCCGCCAAACTGGGAATGGTGCTGAGCCTCTTTGTCTTTCCGTCTGCGACTCTGACCCAAAAGATGCTCTTTGCTTTTGTTTCATCCATCGTATTTACCCTCTTCTTTCTGGCCTTTATGACTATTTTTTCTGTAAAGGAAAGGTGGATGTTGCCTCTGATTGGAATTATCTATAGCGGGATTATTGGTTCCGTGACAGAAGTTATCGCTTATCGTTTCAATCTGGTTCAGAGTATGACCGCTTGGACTCAGGGCTCCTTCTCCATGATTCAGACAAATCAGTATGAGTGGCTCTTCTTAGCTCTACTGATCCTGATTGCCGTTTGGAAATTGTCCCAAACCTTCACCATCATGAATCTAGGAAAAGAAGCTAGCGAGAGTTTGGGCATTTCTTACTCCCTACTTGAAAAACTGGCCCTCTTTCTAGTGGCACTAACGACAAGTGTCACCATGATTACCGTGGGTGCCTTGCCATTTCTCGGGGTCATCGTTCCCAATCTTGTCCGCAAGCGCTATGGAGATAATCTGAGCCAAACCAAACTCATGGTCGCTCTGGTCGGAGCCAATCTGGTTCTGGTCTGCGACATCCTCTCTCGAGTCTTGATTCGGCCCTATGAGCTGTCTGTCAGTCTCCTGCTAGGAATCATCGGTAGCCTCGTCTTTATCCTACTTCTCTGGAGAGGGGAGCGAAAAGATGCAGTCTAAAAGCAAACATGTGAAACTCTTCTGCCTTCTCATTATTCTGGCCATTGGAGCTTGTCTCCTCTACTTTTGGCCTATCACTAACCTGTCTGCCTTTGCCTGGAAGCTGCGTTCCCAAAAAATCATCGTTTATCTCTTGGTAGCCATCGCGACAGGGATTTCGACCATCAGTTTTCAAACCCTGACGGAAAATCGCTTTCTGACGCCAAGTATTTTGGGAATCGAATCCTTCTATGTCTTGCTACAGACCCTGCTGCTGATATTTGAAAGCAAATTTCTACAGCTTGGAAAGTCTCCTATCTTAGAATTTCTAGTCTTGCTTCTTGTTCAATCCCTCTTCTTTCTCGCCTTACAAGGCTACTTGAAGAGACTGATGAAGCAAGATCTGGTCTTCATCCTGCTGATCTGTCTAGCACTCGGAAGTCTCTTTCGAAATATCAGTACCTTCCTTCAGGTCCTAATGGATCCAAATGAATACGATAAACTGCAGAACAGTCTCTTTGCTTCCTTTCAACATCTCAACACTTCCATCCTAGCCATCGGTTCTCTGATCATCCTCGCCTTAACAATCTTTTTCTTCCGAAAAGTAGTCATTCTGGATGTCTTGCACCTGCAAAGAGAAACAGCTCAGATATTGGGACTCGATATTGAAAAAGAACAGAGAGAACTCCTCTGGGGTATCGTGCTTTTGACCTCAACAGCCACTGCCTTGGTAGGGCCTATGGCCTTCTTCGGCTTTATGCTAGCCAATCTCACTTACCTGATTGTCAAAGATTATCGGCACAAATTGCTCTTTATCGTAGCCATTCTGATTGGATTTATTAGTTTGACCTTGGGGCAAGCCCTCATCGAACGAGTCTTTGCTCTGGAAATTCGCATCAGCATGATCATCGAGAGTGTGGGTGGTTTCTTATTCTTTATCTTACTATATAGGAGGGCGCGTCGGTGAAACTGGAAAACATTGACAAATCCATTCAAAAACAGGATATTTTGCAAGACATTTCCCTTGAAGTCAGTCCTCAGAAACTGACAGCCTTCATTGGTCCAAATGGTGCTGGAAAATCAACCCTTCTCTCCATCATGAGCAGACTGACCAAGAAAGATCAGGGAATCCTCAGTATCAAAGGCCGTGAAATCGAGAGTTGGAATTCGCAAGAACTAGCCAAAGAGCTCACCATCCTAAAGCAGAAAATCAATTACCAAGCCAAATTGACCGTTGAAGAACTGGTCAGTTTTGGACGTTTTCCCTACAGCCGTGGCCGACTGAAGGCAGAAGACTGGGAAAAAATCCGAGAAACTCTAGACTATCTGGAACTGACAAACTTAAAAGACCGCTACATCGATAGTCTGTCTGGCGGACAGCTCCAACGTGTCTTTATCGCTATGGTACTGGCTCAGGATACGGACTTTATCTTGCTAGACGAACCACTCAACAACCTCGATATCAAGCAAAGCGTCAGCATGATGCAGATTCTTCGGCGACTGGTGGAAGAACTAGGCAAGACCATTATCATCGTCCTCCACGATATCAACATGGCTAGCCAGTATGCGGATGAAATTGTTGCCTTCAAGGACGGTCAAGTCTTTTGCAAGGGAACGACTGCTCAAATCATGCAGGCTGACCTGCTCAGTCAACTCTATGAGATTCCCATCACGCTGGCGGATATCAATGGCAAAAAGATCTGTATCTATAGCTAGTAACTCAGAAAATCATGTTAGAGAATTCTCTGTCTCTTAGTCAATAAGCCCCAGAGACTCCCTAGATCGTTATCACATTTTAAAAAGGAGAAATCATGAAAACATCCCTTAAACTTTATCTCACTGCCCTAGCAGCCAGCTTCTTGCTCTTACTTGGTGCATGTAGTACAACTAAAACTACGAAGCAAACAGAGACAAGTAGCTCTGCTCCAACAGAGATAACTATTAAAAGTTCACTAGACGAGGTCAAACTTTCAAAGGTTCCTGAAAAGATTGTGACCTTTGATCTCGGTGCTGCGGATACTATTCGCGCTTTAGGTTTTGAAAAGAACATCGTCGGAATGCCTACAAAAACTGTTCCGACTTACCTAAAAGATCTTGCAGGAAATGTCAACAATGTGGGTTCCATGGTTGAACCAGACCTAGAAGCCATTGCTGCTCTTGAACCAGACCTAATTATCGCTTCACCACGTACTCAAAAATTCGTAGACAAGTTCAAAGAAATTGCTCCAACCGTGCTCTTCCAAGCAAGTAAGGACGACTACTGGACTTCTACTAAGGCCAATATCGAATCCCTAGCAAGTGCCTTCGGTGAAACTGGTACACAGAAAGCCAAAGAAGAATTAGCTAATCTAGATAAGAGTATCCAAGAAGTCGCAACTAAGAATGAAAGTTCTGACAAAAAAGCCCTTGCCATCCTCCTCAATGAAGGAAAAATGGCTGCCTTTGGTGCCCAATCTCGTTTCTCTTTCTTGTACCAAACCTTGAAATTCAAGCCAACAGACACCAAATTTGAAGACTCTCGCCACGGACAGGAAGTCAGCTTTGAAAGTGTCAAAGAAATCAACCCTGACATCCTCTTTGTCATCAACCGTACCCTTGCCATCGGTGGGGACAACTCAAGTAACGATGGCGTCCTAGAAAATGCCCTCATCGCTGAAACTCCTGCCGCTAAAAATGGTAAAATTATCCAACTAACACCAGACCTCTGGTATCTAAGTGGTAGCGGGCTTGAATCAACTAAACTCATGATTGAAGACGCACAAAAAGCTTTGAAATAAACAAGAAAACCCAACATCAAATGATGTTGGGTTATTTTTTTTCTTGATTTCGTTTGAGAGAAAAATGGTCTGGGACGGGATCTTTTCCTATTGGCGACCAAGGATGGCATCGGAAAATTCGAGCCAAGCCCATCAGAACACCCTTGAAACCATGCTTTTCAATAGCCTGAATCATATAGTTGGAACAAGTCGGCTCAAAGCGACAAGAGGGGGGAAAGGCTGGTGAGATAAAACGTTGGTAAAAGCGTACTGGCGCTATTAAGATTCGTTTCATTATTTCTTGGTTACAGCCATGGTGTGTAGTTGGCTGATTTCTTTTTTATTAAGGCGACGGGATTCTCCTGGACGAAGACCTGTCAAGTCTAGGTGTCCGAAACGTGTCCGAGACAGTTTATCAACTTGAAGACCGACGGCTTCAAACATCTTTTTAACCTGATGGTTACGCCCTTCATGGATAGTCAACTGTACCACAGAGCGGTTTTTGACTGGATCCACTTTGAGAATTTCATAAACAGCTGGCTTGGTTTTCTTGCCATCAATCTCAAGACCGCGGGTCAAGGGGCGGAGATTGTCCTTATTAGCCACACCTTTAACACGCGCAACATAGACCTTGTCAATCTCATTACGGGGGTGAATCATCTCATCCGTAAAGTCCCCATCATTGGTCAAAATCAAAACCCCTGATGTATCCCAGTCCAAACGTCCCACAGGGTAAATGCGTTCTTTAACATTGGGCAAGAGGTCCACAACAGTCTTGCGGCCCTTGTCATCTGTCACACTGGAAATCACTCCACGTGGTTTGTTAAGCAGATAGTAAACCTTTTCTTCGTTGTAGATGGGCTGACCTTCCACTTCGACCTTATCTCCAGACTTGATGGTCGTTGCGAGTTCACGCACCACTTGGCCGTTAACCGTCACCAAGCCTTGCTTGATTAGTTCTTCTGCTTTTCTCCTACTGGCCACACCTGCGTGGGCAATATATTTATTGATTCTCATCTTCTTCTATCCTTTCACCAAATAATTGGCTTTCTTGGGCTTGAATCTCAAGCTCATCAATCACTGGTAATTCTTCCAAATGGTTAATCCCCATGTAATCTAGGAAATAATCCGTAGTCACATAGAGGTTTGGTCGCCCAAGAACTTCTTTTTTTCCATCTTCTCTTATCAATTCAAAAGCCTGCAACTTTGCCAAGGCTCCACTCGAGTTGACCCCACGAATAGCATCAATTTCTATCCGCGTGATAGGTTGCTTGTAGGCAATGATGGACAAGGTCTCAAGAGCAGCCCGAGACAAACTCTGGTTGATAGGCGCCTTGGAGTATTCCTTCAAAATCTCTGCAAATTGAGGCTTGGTGACCAATCTGTAAGCACCACCTGTCTCGATCAGGGACAAGCTCGACTCTTGGTCTTCTTCATACTTTTGGGTTAATTTTTCTAAACTCTGTTGGATGCCTGTCGGGGGAAGCGATAGGAGTTCAGCCAACTGACGGACCCGAATCCCATCTTCACCTGCTACAAACAAGAGTGCTTCTATTTCTGCTAAAGTACTCATCTTTCCTCTCTATCAAGTCTAGCTTTGTGCCTCTTGACTTTCTTCCTTCTTTTCCATGAGATAGATATCTCCGAAACTCTCCTCTTGCACGAGGATCAGTTCCTGGGTTTTGATTAACTCTAGGGTCGCCAAAAAGAGGGTAATAACCTCTTGGACATTCTGGGCTTCCTTGAACAAATCCTGCAAGCGCAACTGGTCTCGTCCAGTCAAGGACTCTTTTACGATGACCATCATGTCCTCAATCTTATATTCATCTCGCAAGATAGTTGTATGATTCTGAGCAAATTCCTCTTTTTTCTTGGCTAGGATATTTGAAAAAGCCAAAAAGAGGTCAATGGTCGTCTTGTCATGCACAAGCTCCGCATCTTCGTAGATCAACTCTGTTGGCGCTTTGGAATAGTACTGGGCCCGATCTTGGTGCTTAGCCTCCAAGTGCTCACCCAAGAGCTTGAACTTGCGGTATTCTTCGATTTGAGAGAGAAGGTCTTGTTCCAGGTCATCCTCTAAGTCTGTCACTTCTGCTACCTTTGGCAAGAGCTTGCGGCTCTTGATCAGCATGAGCTGACTGGCCATAACCATATACTCGCCCGTTACTTCCAGACGCATGGCCTGCAAGGTTGAGACATAGGCTAGATACTGTTCGATAACTTCCGTAATGGGCACATCGTAGATATCCATCTGGTACCTAGAAACCAAGTGCAAGAGCAGGTCCAGGGGCCCTTCAAAATCTTTTAATTTAATATCCATTATCTATATTTTTCTAAGGTCAGTACTGTTTTTAATCCTAATTTTTTTGCAATTTCGTACAAATCGACCTTGTTTTCTATTTGTCTTAGAATGAACTGTTCCCGCAAGGCTTGAGCGGATAAGGTGGGGAAACCTTTCTCCTTGACAAAGGACTCCAGCTGACGAAAGGCCCACTGACGAGAATAGGTTTTCCCACTCCTTTCAAAGAGATAGGTCTGCCCCATCAAGGGTTCCAATTCTGGAGTCAAGGTCGTGGGTATGGTGACAATCCTCTGTTGGGAAGCCTTGCTGATTCGCAACACCTGAAAATCCAGATTGATATCTGCAACCTTAAGGACTAAAATCTCACTTGGCAAGAGTCCCATTTCTAGGATTAAGAGCGCTATCAAGCGTCCTTCTGGATAGTCACTTTCCTGCCAAAAAGACTCCAGGTCTAACAGTGCTGGCTTTTCGGTCTTCTTTTCAGCTTGTTTGGCTAATTCCAAGCGGTAAAAACTGTCCACCTCTCCTCTTTGATAGAGAAAGTAAAGAAATTGATTACAGGCCGAAAGTTTTCGCTTCTGGGCACTCATTTTTAGATTGGCTAGCTGTGCTTGGTAAATCTTGAGACTGGTCTCAGAGACCCGCTCCCCTACCATATCTAAAAATTGCTCCAAATCATACCTATAAGACTGCTTTGAATTAGCAGACAAGCCCTGCTTTTTTTCTAAGAAGGCTGAAATGCTATCTCTCATTTGCATCGAATCTCATATTCCTTACTAAAGTCATGCAAGAGGGCATTGACTGCCTTGAGGATGGACTTGCGCGTGATGATTCCTTGAAAAATCCCTTCATCATCTACCACTGGCAAGAAAGGTTCATCCACCAGTTTATGGAGGACCTCTGTGATGTTATAGTCTGGAGCGACGACTGCCACATCTGTCTTAGTCATATTGACGATGTCTGTCTTTGCCATCTGCTCATCCGTCAAACCTTGCTCCATTTGATAAGCCAAAATGTCTCTCAGACCAATAGTCCCGACAAAGCGTTTATCAAAGGTCACAACAGGGATACGGGTATAAGTGATTTGGCTCAACACTAAAATCGCATGATCAGCATTATGGGTATCAATCAAGGCTGCTAGATTCTCAGCGGGGGTAAGAAAAGTCTCTTCCTGCTCCAATAAAAATGCTTCAAATTCCTTGGCAATCATCGAGCAAACTCCCTGGACAAGCCTGGATAAATCTCATGATCACGTGTCAAAAAGTCTACTTTGAAATAGCTGTCATCAATCTCCACACGGGCATAGAGACATTCTCTAATAGTGCCTCGTGGTTGGCTGATGGAACCTGGATTTAGAAAAAGAGTCTTTCCTTCCATCCAAGCATTTGGGACATGCAAGTGACCATAGAGACAGATGTCCGCTTCTTCTTCCTGAGCCCAGTAGTCCAACTTTTGAAAGTTGAAATTGATATCAAATAAGTGTCCGTGAGTCTGGATGATCTTGGTCGGACCAAGTTGAGTCACCAAACGTTCTGGGTAGCCAGCATAAAAGTCCATATTTCCTTTGACGACATGGATGCCTTCCCAAAGCGGAGAGTCTGGACGGAGTTCTGAGTCACCATCGTGAAAAATGGCATCAACTTTACCCAGATAGCGGTCACGGATTTCTTCCACAATCAAGCTATCTCCGTGGGAGTCACTCATTACAATGATGGTTTGCTTTGCCATGATGGAAATACCTCCAAAAGTTTCTTAACGGCTAAGGCACGGTGGGATTGGCTATTTTTTTCTTCAAGGGTTAATTCGGCTGATGATTTACCTGTCTCTCCTACAAGGAAGAGGGGATCATAGCCAAAACCATTTTCACCCTTAGGTTCAAAATTAATGTAGCCTGGCCAGTCAGCTTCAACAACCAAACTTTCCTTATTTGGACTGGCTACAACTAGGGTTGTGTGGAACTGAGCCGAACGGTCCTTGAGATCAAAGACCATGGCCAATTCGTGCAAGAGCTTGGCATTATTTTCACGGTCAGTGGCGCCGACTCCTGCAAAACGGGCTGACCAGACACCTGGCAAGCCACCAAGGACATCGACTTTGAGACCTGAGTCATCTGCTAGAACCATCTTGCCTGTTAATTGGGAAATGGTTTCTGCTTTGAGGCGGGCATTTTCTTCAAAGGTCATGCCTGTTTCAGCTACTTCAGGTAAATCTGGATAGTCATTGAGATTTTCCACATCATAGCCTAGTTTGTCAAAGATTGCTCGGAACTCCTTGGTCTTGCCTTCGTTTCGAGTCGCTATCAACAAGGTTTCTCTAACCTTGCTAGTTTCAAAGAAGACTTCTACATCAACACCTTCTTTAGGCAATTCTACATGCAGGAGTTGCCCATTTTCAACCAAGAGCAGGGCTCCCTGACGTTGGATGACTTCCAAGTTACGTCCTGCTTCTGCATTTAAAATCTCAACGATAAAGGAGAGCAGACGGAAGTTAGAAGACCAGCGCATCACCGTTATCGTAATTGGAAAGCCGTTTTCCTCATCACGAAAAATCCGCGCCAAATCCATAAAATCAAGCTCAAGAGGATCTTTGATGAGGCTGTAGATGCCTCCATAGACATCCCAGACACCGACATACCAGTCCTGGTCGTCCTTGTATTCATAAATTTTGTTTGTCATAATGTTACATGCTCCACATGAATCTCTTTTTCCAGCCATTCTTCCCCAATCTGGGCAAAACTTTGGCTGCTGGCTGTTGTGTAAAAACGGTGCTGGAGTGGTCCGGCATCGCGACCACGATTGATTTCAAAATAATTGAGTAAAACTGAGATATCTCGTACGCACTCTGCCCCACTATCGATCAGCTGAACCTTCGGTCCCATGACATTCTGGATGATAGGGCGAAGGAGCGGATAATGAGTACAACCTAGAATCAGGCTATCCACTTTTCCGACCAAGGGACGCAGGGTTTCATAAACTACTTTCTTGGTTACACTGGTTGATAAGGCACCAGACTCGACCAAGGGGGCAAACTTGGGACAGGCCAAACTCTCCACCTGTAAATCCGGATCCAGATCATGGATTTTCTGACGGTAGATGTCTGATTGTACCGTCATGGGGGTTCCAATCACTCCGATTTTCCCGCCTTGACTGGACTTGATAGCTGCCGAAGCTCCTGGCAAAATCACACCTAGGACGGGAATGTCTAGTTTTGCCTTGATTTCTTCCCAGACGACCGCAGTCGCAGTATTACAAGCAATGACAATCATTTTGACATCCTTGGTCAAGAGAAAGTTGACCAACTGCCAAGTATATTCACGAATTTGCTCAGCAGGACGGGGGCCATAGGGTGCCCGTGCTGAATCTCCAATATAGACGATTTCTTCATGGGGAAGCTGGCGCATGAGCTCTCGTACAACGGTCAAACCCCCGACACCTGAATCCAAAAAACCAATTGGTCGATTATCCATACAGTCTTCTTTCTAGTCTTTTTTTCTGATTGATAGTTCATCATGATTCCTTGTCCTGAACGATTTGACCGACAGCTTGATAGAATGTCAACTGCCTCTCTCTTAATCATAATCAAATATCAATAGAATGCAAGGAAAAAGTCTTATCCTTGAGAACTATTGAACATAGTGAGAAGTCTGGAACTTTCATCCCAGACTTTTCCTATTTATTTCTTTTTGTTCTTAGCAAGGGCTGCTTTTTGTTGACGGATGATTTGGTGGTAAACTTGTTGTACCTTGGCTTCACTTGGTTTTTGACCATTTGCGCTCAAGAGAGCACGAACTGCCTCAGCGTTCAAACGTGGGTTGTCCGCAAATTCTTTTTCGATTTGCTTACGAACCAAATACATACCTCCAAGAGCTCCTCCTAGAAAAGCTAGTACAATCAAGATAATTGCTAAAATAAGATCCATAATCTTTCTCCTGTTTCTTTTTGAGTCTACTATATTATACCATAAAATGACTTTTCTGACTAGTTTGTTTTACGCTTTCAGGGAGGGGTTAAGCCAATT of Streptococcus oralis contains these proteins:
- a CDS encoding segregation/condensation protein A; translated protein: MDIKLKDFEGPLDLLLHLVSRYQMDIYDVPITEVIEQYLAYVSTLQAMRLEVTGEYMVMASQLMLIKSRKLLPKVAEVTDLEDDLEQDLLSQIEEYRKFKLLGEHLEAKHQDRAQYYSKAPTELIYEDAELVHDKTTIDLFLAFSNILAKKKEEFAQNHTTILRDEYKIEDMMVIVKESLTGRDQLRLQDLFKEAQNVQEVITLFLATLELIKTQELILVQEESFGDIYLMEKKEESQEAQS
- a CDS encoding nucleoside-triphosphate diphosphatase: MAGKRDSCGACNIMTNKIYEYKDDQDWYVGVWDVYGGIYSLIKDPLELDFMDLARIFRDEENGFPITITVMRWSSNFRLLSFIVEILNAEAGRNLEVIQRQGALLLVENGQLLHVELPKEGVDVEVFFETSKVRETLLIATRNEGKTKEFRAIFDKLGYDVENLNDYPDLPEVAETGMTFEENARLKAETISQLTGKMVLADDSGLKVDVLGGLPGVWSARFAGVGATDRENNAKLLHELAMVFDLKDRSAQFHTTLVVASPNKESLVVEADWPGYINFEPKGENGFGYDPLFLVGETGKSSAELTLEEKNSQSHRALAVKKLLEVFPSWQSKPSL
- a CDS encoding YneF family protein, giving the protein MDLILAIILIVLAFLGGALGGMYLVRKQIEKEFADNPRLNAEAVRALLSANGQKPSEAKVQQVYHQIIRQQKAALAKNKKK
- a CDS encoding pseudouridine synthase; this encodes MRINKYIAHAGVASRRKAEELIKQGLVTVNGQVVRELATTIKSGDKVEVEGQPIYNEEKVYYLLNKPRGVISSVTDDKGRKTVVDLLPNVKERIYPVGRLDWDTSGVLILTNDGDFTDEMIHPRNEIDKVYVARVKGVANKDNLRPLTRGLEIDGKKTKPAVYEILKVDPVKNRSVVQLTIHEGRNHQVKKMFEAVGLQVDKLSRTRFGHLDLTGLRPGESRRLNKKEISQLHTMAVTKK
- the racE gene encoding glutamate racemase, yielding MDNRPIGFLDSGVGGLTVVRELMRQLPHEEIVYIGDSARAPYGPRPAEQIREYTWQLVNFLLTKDVKMIVIACNTATAVVWEEIKAKLDIPVLGVILPGASAAIKSSQGGKIGVIGTPMTVQSDIYRQKIHDLDPDLQVESLACPKFAPLVESGALSTSVTKKVVYETLRPLVGKVDSLILGCTHYPLLRPIIQNVMGPKVQLIDSGAECVRDISVLLNYFEINRGRDAGPLQHRFYTTASSQSFAQIGEEWLEKEIHVEHVTL
- a CDS encoding metallophosphoesterase, translating into MAKQTIIVMSDSHGDSLIVEEIRDRYLGKVDAIFHDGDSELRPDSPLWEGIHVVKGNMDFYAGYPERLVTQLGPTKIIQTHGHLFDINFNFQKLDYWAQEEEADICLYGHLHVPNAWMEGKTLFLNPGSISQPRGTIRECLYARVEIDDSYFKVDFLTRDHEIYPGLSREFAR
- the cbpB gene encoding cyclic-di-AMP-binding protein CbpB, producing the protein MIAKEFEAFLLEQEETFLTPAENLAALIDTHNADHAILVLSQITYTRIPVVTFDKRFVGTIGLRDILAYQMEQGLTDEQMAKTDIVNMTKTDVAVVAPDYNITEVLHKLVDEPFLPVVDDEGIFQGIITRKSILKAVNALLHDFSKEYEIRCK
- the xerD gene encoding site-specific tyrosine recombinase XerD produces the protein MRDSISAFLEKKQGLSANSKQSYRYDLEQFLDMVGERVSETSLKIYQAQLANLKMSAQKRKLSACNQFLYFLYQRGEVDSFYRLELAKQAEKKTEKPALLDLESFWQESDYPEGRLIALLILEMGLLPSEILVLKVADINLDFQVLRISKASQQRIVTIPTTLTPELEPLMGQTYLFERSGKTYSRQWAFRQLESFVKEKGFPTLSAQALREQFILRQIENKVDLYEIAKKLGLKTVLTLEKYR
- the scpB gene encoding SMC-Scp complex subunit ScpB — its product is MSTLAEIEALLFVAGEDGIRVRQLAELLSLPPTGIQQSLEKLTQKYEEDQESSLSLIETGGAYRLVTKPQFAEILKEYSKAPINQSLSRAALETLSIIAYKQPITRIEIDAIRGVNSSGALAKLQAFELIREDGKKEVLGRPNLYVTTDYFLDYMGINHLEELPVIDELEIQAQESQLFGERIEEDENQ